The Bacteroidia bacterium nucleotide sequence AAGTTTTCCGATCGGGAACGCCCTGACTGTAACCATCTAACCAAGTATCAAAAGACGAATCGGCAACGCTCATATTGAAACGTCCGTAATTGTCGAAATGCTTTTGAAGTTGTCCGTTAAAACATTTAAAATAATCAGTTTCGGAAAAAACGCCAGAACGAAAAAGCATATAATCTCCGTAATACGTAGTGTTTCCTTCGCAAACATAACCCAAACGCGAATAATTTTCTTTGGTATAATCGTAAGGCATCATTTCAATCGGACGAATGGTTTTGATGTTCCAACTGTGAAATAATTCGTGCGAACTCACGCTCAAAAATTCGTTAAAAAAAGCATCGTCCTGCAACATTTTATAAGAAGGTCCAACGGCTATAACTGTTGATTTTAGATGCTCTACGCCATGATGAATTTTTTGTGGCATCAGTTGAAATAAAAAATGGTATTCCGTTACCGGACACCCTTGCATCGTTACAAATTGCTCGTTGATGAATATAAAAAAATCGCCGATTATTTTCGGTATATTCAATTTGCATTCGCCTTGAAACCAAAGATTAAATTCAACGCCATCTAAAATAAATTGAGAATGCTTCAGGCTGTTGCTCGCAATTAGCGGACTGTCTGCCAATTCGTGAAAATTTTCAGCACTCAAATTATTTTTTCCTTCGTGATGCAAAGAAGTCGCAATTTTATAATCGTCCGGAATTTGTAATTCGATTTCACATTTTTCATTCATTCGCTCCGGCACATATAGAAAGCAATTCACAGGATTTATGTACAATTGTTTTTCATCCAAAAAAGTAGAGCCTGCATTTAATTCGGCACTATAATAATTGTAGCGAATAAAAACTATTTCGCAGTTTTTGGTTTCAATTTGCCAACAATCTTTGGTTAATTTTTTTGACTTCAATTCGTTGCCTTTACTGTCAAAAGCCTTCCATTTCTGGATATTTTTAGCAAAATTTCCCAATTCGTAACGACCAGGTCGCCACGCCGGAATTTGCACATTCAGCGTGTTCGTTTTTAAATTGTC carries:
- a CDS encoding PDZ domain-containing protein, translated to MKYTVSYTNPHRHFIDIEMAIDNLKTNTLNVQIPAWRPGRYELGNFAKNIQKWKAFDSKGNELKSKKLTKDCWQIETKNCEIVFIRYNYYSAELNAGSTFLDEKQLYINPVNCFLYVPERMNEKCEIELQIPDDYKIATSLHHEGKNNLSAENFHELADSPLIASNSLKHSQFILDGVEFNLWFQGECKLNIPKIIGDFFIFINEQFVTMQGCPVTEYHFLFQLMPQKIHHGVEHLKSTVIAVGPSYKMLQDDAFFNEFLSVSSHELFHSWNIKTIRPIEMMPYDYTKENYSRLGYVCEGNTTYYGDYMLFRSGVFSETDYFKCFNGQLQKHFDNYGRFNMSVADSSFDTWLDGYSQGVPDRKTSIYTEGCLIAFMIDMLVRKNTQNKNSLDTVMRCLYNDFGKKQKGYSEADYKKIVEETGGCSFDSLFNDLVWRTKSFEPYLNETLFYVGLQFTASPSKKSCERHFGFKIYENNSVCKVLTVAPDSIADSAGLAVNDEIISINGFELKDDFNEWCSHFRKEKIILSVMTNGFQKSIEMQAVKDSEYYPVYQVEKVNEATDAQKEAYRIWSGKKF